One genomic window of Biomphalaria glabrata chromosome 9, xgBioGlab47.1, whole genome shotgun sequence includes the following:
- the LOC106068769 gene encoding serine/threonine-protein phosphatase 1 regulatory subunit 10-like isoform X1, which translates to MPPIDPQQLLKALGSLLTPLGGIKGPQEATRIASLMKDATKLVTRCIYLNILRVTDSQEALLKFIEVGGWNTLNSWLDVARNDSNDPLLGELLEVYLVMPVTVVVLKQNSAAKTIKQLSKTENEKIKNLSMKLVESWTKTIRGQSEAEDEKKKKKKLKEKEKLKEKEKSDKDKENDKKDKEVKDSERPKSRESKEYSREKDKKERDKSKEKDRSKRDKSKSSSDTTSKTSSSSSSDSRSKESSKRSSVDEVKASPTSNSTSTTNKNLESDFLKDEDSKRRPKTVKQLNTKFRSTGLFDEEEEESAANLDQSKKKNEKAGLKRIGMDVKSEESIEKKPRLNLTMPSLTSAISDTGSTTPPEVTHGRIKIIPPKRAPAHEIQESNVFMDALQQSTVSGVKRKKKSLVSPSITGPPLLIKGSSATSPPPASSPLATSPPLITSSAETEATSPPLLSPTTAMAQKLPSVPSFYRDTLEDVPESSADKKDGLGASEEPPSLELMEINETGQEPESQNGNQSLMDTDEPPLVNEDSSETKPAKPKKNKKSVSWAKDTSLEEYFYFEMDETERENVNRPKTFNEMKKEEMLLDRRAMESAKRFNNDTMVEVLQWKRPKPIDNVIVVVEPGCNSQEKKIQMEREKIILCALFFNKVPDTPNEPDLEISSDKIDTQIIPLEDENGSCTEYEHTYNGNDPSSLPYDPEFGGLPLQNHGPPMNQVGPMGVGMMPPNLHGGGMGMNIPPAISHILSTLQQQAQETRDPVMQNLQGMLTSVLQNTNPQDSGMLMDRILNALEPFKNQIPGLSNLINSVIGNGIEHNGPRFIGPNQMGNPRHGLLGSAPPGFNMMGGGGGGMRPQMAAGENRQGPANMMNNKGGGMGGGNFFMPGGGVNNMRMPGPQWGRGRARPFGNRGGMRNAICQFFVKKGNCKFGDVCQFIHPGPNS; encoded by the exons atg CCACCCATAGATCCTCAACAATTACTCAAGGCTCTGGGTTCACTCTTAACTCCTCTAGGTGGTATTAAAGGACCACAAGAAGCCACTAGAATAGCCAG TTTAATGAAAGATGCTACAAAATTAGTAACAagatgtatatatttaaatatacttaGAGTTACAGACTCACAAGAAGCTTTATTGAA GTTCATAGAAGTTGGAGGCTGGAATACTTTGAATTCCTGGCTAGATGTGGCACGTAATGACAGCAATGATCCATTGCTAGGTGAACTCTTGGAAGTCTATCTAGTCATGCCAGTGACGGTAGTTGTACTTAAACAGAATAGTGCTGCTAAGACAATCAAACAACTCAGTAAAACTGAGAATGAAA AAATAAAGAATTTGTCAATGAAACTTGTTGAAAGTTGGACTAAGACAATACGTGGACAATCAGAAGCGGAAGATG aaaaaaagaagaaaaagaaattgaaagaaaaagaaaagttgaaggaaaaagaaaaaagtgatAAGGACAAAGAGAATGACAAGAAAGATAAAGAAGTCAAAGATTCTGAGAGACCTAAAAGTCGTGAATCTAAGGAATATAGTcgagagaaagataaaaaagaaagagataaatcAAAAGAGAAAGATCGTTCAAAACGTGATAAATCCAAATCCAGTTCAGACACAACATCGAagacatcatcatcatcctcatctGATAGTAGAAGTAAAGAATCTTCCAAAAGATCTTCTGTGGATGAAGTAAAAGCATCACCCACTTCCAATTCTACCTctacaacaaataaaaacttaGAATCAGACTTTTTGAAAGATGAAGATTCTAAAAGAAGACCAAAGACGGTGAAACAACTTAATACAAAATTTAGGTCCACCGGCTTATTTGATGAAGAGGAGGAGGAGTCTGCTGCAAACTTGGACCagtctaaaaagaaaaatgaaaaagctGGACTAAAAAGAATAGG TATGGATGTAAAAAGTGAAGAATCAATTGAAAAGAAGCCTCGATTGAACCTGACAATGCCATCTTTGACATCAGCTATCAGTGATACAGGCTCTACAACACCACCTGAAGTTACCCATGGAAGAATAAAAATTATTCCACCTAAAcgag CTCCAGCCCACGAAATACAGGAAAGTAATGTGTTCATGGATGCTCTTCAACAGTCTACTGTCAGTGGAGTGAAGAGGAAAAAGAAGTCTTTGGTTTCACCATCTATCACAGGTCCTCCATTGTTGATAAAAGGAAGCTCAGCCACATCGCCACCCCCTGCCTCATCTCCCCTCGCTACTTCACCACCACTGATCACCAGCTCTGCAGAAACAGAGGCAACCTCCCCACCTTTGTTGTCACCCACCACAGCTATGGCTCAAAAGCTTCCATCAGTTCCATCT TTTTATCGAGATACTTTAGAAGATGTACCAGAGAGCTCAGCAGATAAGAAAGATGGACTTGGGGCCAGTGAAGAGCCACCTTCATTAGAACTAATGGAGATAAATGAAACTGGTCAAGAACCAGAAAGTCAAAATGGAAATCAGTCACTCATGGATACTGATG AACCTCCACTAGTTAATGAAGATAGCTCAGAGACCAAGCCAGCCaagccaaagaaaaataaaaaaagtgtcaGCTGGGCCAAGGATACCAGCCTGgaagaatatttttactttgaaatggATGAAACAGAAAGAG AAAATGTGAATCGACCAAAGACTTTCAATGAGatgaagaaagaggagatgttgCTAGACAGGAGG GCAATGGAGTCTGCTAAAAGGTTTAACAATGATACAATGGTGGAAGTATTGCAG TGGAAGCGACCTAAGCCTATAGATAATGTCATTGTGGTGGTGGAGCCTGGCTGTAACAGTCAAGAGAAGAAAATTCaaatggagagagaaaaaatcaTACTGTGTGCTCTTTTCTTTAACAA GGTGCCAGATACTCCAAATGAACCAGATTTGGAAATTTCTAGTGATAAAATAGACACTCAAATAATTCCGCTGGAAGAT GAAAATGGCTCTTGTACAGAGTATGAGCACACGTACAATGGCAATGACCCTTCATCATTGCCCTATGACCCTGAATTTGGAGGTCTTCCACTTCAGAACCATGGTCCACCAATGAATCAAGTAGGACCTATGGGAGTGGGTATGATGCCCCCAAATCTTCATGGCGGTGGTATGGGCATGAACATCCCCCCAGCTATTAGTCATATTCTTAGTACATTGCAGCAACAGGCTCAAGAGACTAGAGACCCAGTCATGCAGAACCTTCAAGGAATGCTCACCAGTGTTTTG caaaatactAATCCTCAAGACAGTGGTATGCTGATGGATAGAATACTTAATGCATTAGAaccttttaaaaatcaaataccaG GTCTAAGTAATCTTATCAACTCTGTTATTGGCAATGGAATAGAACACAATGGGCCACGTTTTATTGGCCCCAACCAAATGGGCAACCCACGTCATGGTTTGCTGGGTTCTGCTCCACCAGGATTCAACATGATGGGAGGAGGTGGAGGAGGAATGAGGCCTCAAATGGCAGCAGGTGAGAACAGACAAG GTCCAGCGAATATGATGAATAATAAAGGAGGTGGGATGGGCGGTGGTAATTTTTTTATGCCTGGAGGAGGTGTTAACAACATGCGTATGCCTGGTCCTCAGTGGGGAAGAGGTCGTGCAAGACCATTTGGAAATAGAG GTGGTATGCGTAATGCTATATGCCAGTTTTTTGTGAAGAAAGGCAACTGTAAGTTTGGTGATGTCTGCCAGTTCATCCACCCTGGGCCAAACTCTTAG
- the LOC106068769 gene encoding serine/threonine-protein phosphatase 1 regulatory subunit 10-like isoform X2 — protein MPPIDPQQLLKALGSLLTPLGGIKGPQEATRIASLMKDATKLVTRCIYLNILRVTDSQEALLKFIEVGGWNTLNSWLDVARNDSNDPLLGELLEVYLVMPVTVVVLKQNSAAKTIKQLSKTENEKIKNLSMKLVESWTKTIRGQSEAEDEKKKKKKLKEKEKLKEKEKSDKDKENDKKDKEVKDSERPKSRESKEYSREKDKKERDKSKEKDRSKRDKSKSSSDTTSKTSSSSSSDSRSKESSKRSSVDEVKASPTSNSTSTTNKNLESDFLKDEDSKRRPKTVKQLNTKFRSTGLFDEEEEESAANLDQSKKKNEKAGLKRIGMDVKSEESIEKKPRLNLTMPSLTSAISDTGSTTPPEVTHGRIKIIPPKRAPAHEIQESNVFMDALQQSTVSGVKRKKKSLVSPSITGPPLLIKGSSATSPPPASSPLATSPPLITSSAETEATSPPLLSPTTAMAQKLPSVPSFYRDTLEDVPESSADKKDGLGASEEPPSLELMEINETGQEPESQNGNQSLMDTDEPPLVNEDSSETKPAKPKKNKKSVSWAKDTSLEEYFYFEMDETERENVNRPKTFNEMKKEEMLLDRRAMESAKRFNNDTMVEVLQWKRPKPIDNVIVVVEPGCNSQEKKIQMEREKIILCALFFNKVPDTPNEPDLEISSDKIDTQIIPLEDENGSCTEYEHTYNGNDPSSLPYDPEFGGLPLQNHGPPMNQVGPMGVGMMPPNLHGGGMGMNIPPAISHILSTLQQQAQETRDPVMQNLQGMLTSVLQNTNPQDSGMLMDRILNALEPFKNQIPGLSNLINSVIGNGIEHNGPRFIGPNQMGNPRHGLLGSAPPGFNMMGGGGGGMRPQMAAGPANMMNNKGGGMGGGNFFMPGGGVNNMRMPGPQWGRGRARPFGNRGGMRNAICQFFVKKGNCKFGDVCQFIHPGPNS, from the exons atg CCACCCATAGATCCTCAACAATTACTCAAGGCTCTGGGTTCACTCTTAACTCCTCTAGGTGGTATTAAAGGACCACAAGAAGCCACTAGAATAGCCAG TTTAATGAAAGATGCTACAAAATTAGTAACAagatgtatatatttaaatatacttaGAGTTACAGACTCACAAGAAGCTTTATTGAA GTTCATAGAAGTTGGAGGCTGGAATACTTTGAATTCCTGGCTAGATGTGGCACGTAATGACAGCAATGATCCATTGCTAGGTGAACTCTTGGAAGTCTATCTAGTCATGCCAGTGACGGTAGTTGTACTTAAACAGAATAGTGCTGCTAAGACAATCAAACAACTCAGTAAAACTGAGAATGAAA AAATAAAGAATTTGTCAATGAAACTTGTTGAAAGTTGGACTAAGACAATACGTGGACAATCAGAAGCGGAAGATG aaaaaaagaagaaaaagaaattgaaagaaaaagaaaagttgaaggaaaaagaaaaaagtgatAAGGACAAAGAGAATGACAAGAAAGATAAAGAAGTCAAAGATTCTGAGAGACCTAAAAGTCGTGAATCTAAGGAATATAGTcgagagaaagataaaaaagaaagagataaatcAAAAGAGAAAGATCGTTCAAAACGTGATAAATCCAAATCCAGTTCAGACACAACATCGAagacatcatcatcatcctcatctGATAGTAGAAGTAAAGAATCTTCCAAAAGATCTTCTGTGGATGAAGTAAAAGCATCACCCACTTCCAATTCTACCTctacaacaaataaaaacttaGAATCAGACTTTTTGAAAGATGAAGATTCTAAAAGAAGACCAAAGACGGTGAAACAACTTAATACAAAATTTAGGTCCACCGGCTTATTTGATGAAGAGGAGGAGGAGTCTGCTGCAAACTTGGACCagtctaaaaagaaaaatgaaaaagctGGACTAAAAAGAATAGG TATGGATGTAAAAAGTGAAGAATCAATTGAAAAGAAGCCTCGATTGAACCTGACAATGCCATCTTTGACATCAGCTATCAGTGATACAGGCTCTACAACACCACCTGAAGTTACCCATGGAAGAATAAAAATTATTCCACCTAAAcgag CTCCAGCCCACGAAATACAGGAAAGTAATGTGTTCATGGATGCTCTTCAACAGTCTACTGTCAGTGGAGTGAAGAGGAAAAAGAAGTCTTTGGTTTCACCATCTATCACAGGTCCTCCATTGTTGATAAAAGGAAGCTCAGCCACATCGCCACCCCCTGCCTCATCTCCCCTCGCTACTTCACCACCACTGATCACCAGCTCTGCAGAAACAGAGGCAACCTCCCCACCTTTGTTGTCACCCACCACAGCTATGGCTCAAAAGCTTCCATCAGTTCCATCT TTTTATCGAGATACTTTAGAAGATGTACCAGAGAGCTCAGCAGATAAGAAAGATGGACTTGGGGCCAGTGAAGAGCCACCTTCATTAGAACTAATGGAGATAAATGAAACTGGTCAAGAACCAGAAAGTCAAAATGGAAATCAGTCACTCATGGATACTGATG AACCTCCACTAGTTAATGAAGATAGCTCAGAGACCAAGCCAGCCaagccaaagaaaaataaaaaaagtgtcaGCTGGGCCAAGGATACCAGCCTGgaagaatatttttactttgaaatggATGAAACAGAAAGAG AAAATGTGAATCGACCAAAGACTTTCAATGAGatgaagaaagaggagatgttgCTAGACAGGAGG GCAATGGAGTCTGCTAAAAGGTTTAACAATGATACAATGGTGGAAGTATTGCAG TGGAAGCGACCTAAGCCTATAGATAATGTCATTGTGGTGGTGGAGCCTGGCTGTAACAGTCAAGAGAAGAAAATTCaaatggagagagaaaaaatcaTACTGTGTGCTCTTTTCTTTAACAA GGTGCCAGATACTCCAAATGAACCAGATTTGGAAATTTCTAGTGATAAAATAGACACTCAAATAATTCCGCTGGAAGAT GAAAATGGCTCTTGTACAGAGTATGAGCACACGTACAATGGCAATGACCCTTCATCATTGCCCTATGACCCTGAATTTGGAGGTCTTCCACTTCAGAACCATGGTCCACCAATGAATCAAGTAGGACCTATGGGAGTGGGTATGATGCCCCCAAATCTTCATGGCGGTGGTATGGGCATGAACATCCCCCCAGCTATTAGTCATATTCTTAGTACATTGCAGCAACAGGCTCAAGAGACTAGAGACCCAGTCATGCAGAACCTTCAAGGAATGCTCACCAGTGTTTTG caaaatactAATCCTCAAGACAGTGGTATGCTGATGGATAGAATACTTAATGCATTAGAaccttttaaaaatcaaataccaG GTCTAAGTAATCTTATCAACTCTGTTATTGGCAATGGAATAGAACACAATGGGCCACGTTTTATTGGCCCCAACCAAATGGGCAACCCACGTCATGGTTTGCTGGGTTCTGCTCCACCAGGATTCAACATGATGGGAGGAGGTGGAGGAGGAATGAGGCCTCAAATGGCAGCAG GTCCAGCGAATATGATGAATAATAAAGGAGGTGGGATGGGCGGTGGTAATTTTTTTATGCCTGGAGGAGGTGTTAACAACATGCGTATGCCTGGTCCTCAGTGGGGAAGAGGTCGTGCAAGACCATTTGGAAATAGAG GTGGTATGCGTAATGCTATATGCCAGTTTTTTGTGAAGAAAGGCAACTGTAAGTTTGGTGATGTCTGCCAGTTCATCCACCCTGGGCCAAACTCTTAG